The genomic stretch ATCCTACAATTTGTTCGAGTTTTACGCGCATGTCGCTGTCTTGAACCTTTTGGGAAGTGGACGAGACCTCTACACTGCCGCGGAGTTTGATAACTTACGACGGTATTTGTTCTCTGTTGGTTATGTATTTGGAAGGACTACCCGAATAGAGCCTTCCATTTTGTTCCAAATGACGGATTTTACCAAAGAGAAGACCGTGGATTTGAACGCAAAAGTATATCGTGATGTCAGTTTTGGAACTGTTTGGGCCGGATTGTCCTACCGTCGCAGTTTTGATGGTGCACAATTTCAATCCAATGGAAATTTTGGAGAGCAGCGCCTGCAATTGTTCACTCCGATCATCGGGGTCAATGTGAACAAGTTTATGTTTTCCTACAACTATTCCTATCAGTCAGGGGACATTCGTTTTGACAATGGTGGCTTTCATCAAATCACTTTGGGATACGACTTTGGACAAAGCGACCAAGGCAAGCGCTACGACTGTTATTGTCCTGCGGCCAACAATTAAAAATGGCCCATCTTTTTATGATAGACCATTTAAAACTCAAAAAGCGTCAATGTTATTTCTTGTCCCAAGTATAGTTTTTCTTGGAGGCTTGGGCCTTTATGGCGGATAGCATGGCATTCTCCAACTCTCCGGTTTCTTCCTTTTGATGCTCGGCAATGTAAACCTCACGTTTGGCATTGAGTTCCTGTATCTGTTTTTGGATTTCTTCCCGTTCCGCTTTCTTTTGCTTTACATAAGCCTTGATTTCACTTTCGGATTTTCCTCGGAGTTCTTCGGGAAGGTCTTTTTGGGGCAGCTCGGCGATCAAGGATTCATCGTCTTCAGCGGCATCTACAAGGTCCCATGTTGAGTTTTTGTACAACCTTGAGCTTTTGCTTACCGCTCTTTTAACGGCGACCACCTCTTCCAGTTCGGCAGCATTGGCATCTTGTGCATATTGAAGCTCCTTTTTTTGTCTACCGATTGCACCATAGGAAATATAGGTACCGTTCAATTTGGAGTTCAATTTGATGATGACGTCATCATAGGGTGTGTTAATATGAACGACCTGTCTATTATGGTCAATGGCCATGTATTCGCCGCCGGTAAGTGTGGCGCCGCTCTTCCACATGGTGGAAATACCTTGCTCGTAATTGCCACAAAAAATCGTATTTACAATAATGTCCTTCTCCTTGGCATTGGTGGTGGCATCCTTGTAATCCAGTTTTCCTTGGGTAAAAGGTTCATTGCCCGCGATAAATATCATTTTAAGGTCGTCGGAATTTTTTCCCCAATCCAATTGTTTCAATGAAGTATGGATGACCTGTCCGCAATATTCTTCACCGCCATTTGTGGTCAGCGAGAACAATTTCTCCGAAATCTCGTCCAGATCATTACTGAAACCCAATACCTGGCGTATATAACCTTCTCGGGGAGAAAGATTGTCGTTTCCATATTCATAAAGAGCAATTTGAAGGGATGGTCGCACATTGGTGCCACATTTGGCATGGGTAAACTCGTTGACAATGTCCCACAATTGTGCCTTTGCCTGATTGATGAGCCCGTCCATACTGTTGCTCGTATCCAAGAGCAGCGCAATTTTAACGTACTGCTCCGATGGTTTTTCGGTTGTGGACTGTGTGACCAAAGTTGTTTTCGATTTCGTGTGCGCATTAAGGTTGCAGCCATAACTTGTACCTGTCATAAATAGCAGAAAAGCAGAGCCTAAAAAGTAATTCATATGTTTCATGA from Flagellimonas oceani encodes the following:
- a CDS encoding type IX secretion system membrane protein PorP/SprF, which encodes MRRILTSIFIALFFGSFARAQEGIPVYFDYLADNYYLVYPSMAGISEGTKIRLTARKQWFNVDEAPSLQTLNINSRVGERSGIGGILFNDSNGYHSQTGFKATYSHHLQLAGDFRTLNQLSFGLSAGVILSSLDETEFRSVIPDPVVTGVKNTTSYFNVDLGASYNLFEFYAHVAVLNLLGSGRDLYTAAEFDNLRRYLFSVGYVFGRTTRIEPSILFQMTDFTKEKTVDLNAKVYRDVSFGTVWAGLSYRRSFDGAQFQSNGNFGEQRLQLFTPIIGVNVNKFMFSYNYSYQSGDIRFDNGGFHQITLGYDFGQSDQGKRYDCYCPAANN
- a CDS encoding VWA domain-containing protein — translated: MKHMNYFLGSAFLLFMTGTSYGCNLNAHTKSKTTLVTQSTTEKPSEQYVKIALLLDTSNSMDGLINQAKAQLWDIVNEFTHAKCGTNVRPSLQIALYEYGNDNLSPREGYIRQVLGFSNDLDEISEKLFSLTTNGGEEYCGQVIHTSLKQLDWGKNSDDLKMIFIAGNEPFTQGKLDYKDATTNAKEKDIIVNTIFCGNYEQGISTMWKSGATLTGGEYMAIDHNRQVVHINTPYDDVIIKLNSKLNGTYISYGAIGRQKKELQYAQDANAAELEEVVAVKRAVSKSSRLYKNSTWDLVDAAEDDESLIAELPQKDLPEELRGKSESEIKAYVKQKKAEREEIQKQIQELNAKREVYIAEHQKEETGELENAMLSAIKAQASKKNYTWDKK